Genomic DNA from Desulfonema ishimotonii:
TACACTTCAAACTTTAAACTTCACCCTTTTCAGGGATGCGGATTTCGCCGGAGAGGAGTTTGGGGAGGAGGGTGTCGCGGAGGTTGGATAAATTTTCAATCTGATGACAATTTGCTAATATTCTATCAAAATCAGGTTTTATTTGCTTTTCCAGTTCTTGGGTTAAATCAGTCTCACCAAAAGGCATTTGAATGGTTTTGAAGGTATCTCTGGTAATGGTATTAAATACTGAGCCGTGACCACTTCTTTGAAGGTCGGTGACTTTTTCACGAATAGTATAATAGACAAATGTATTGCTAATATTGCTTTTTCCTCTAACGCCGTAACATGATTGGTTCATAGCCACTGGTTTGCCAGTCATGGCACATTTTCCAACTGTCCCTCTGGCACTTACAATTGTAGTACCAATTGGAAGAATTTTTGTAGAAGATTTATCAAGCCCAAGTTGTGTTATGTGCTTCTCAGTATCTATCACAAAAACATCCGTCACATTTGGAGCATCTACGACTGAGAACCAAGGAATATTGCCGTTCCAATATTCAATAACAGAAGTTTTAGGCGTACCTCCACCAATCAAATCTACCAATTCATCAAGTGTTTTCACCTCCCACCCCTTCGGAATCCACCCCATTTCATCGCTGTATTCAAACTCGCTCGGAAAGAGGTTCCTGATTTCTTCGGGCAGGGGCTTCCGTGCATCGCCGAGGGATTTGCGGACAGCCGCTTTTTCTTTCAGCGTTTCCGGGATTTCATTTCCGGCGGCAAGGGCGTTGTCAATCACCGGGTCAAAATCCACAAACCAGCTTTTGAACATCGCCTGCGCCATCGCTTCCAGCGTCTCATTCATCCGCCGGTTGAGTTCGATCTTGTCGTCCAGCGAACCGAGGATGTGGGCAATGGCGCGTTGTTCGGGGAGCGGGGGGAGCAATATATCAAGCTGGCTGAAATTTCTTTTATTTAGAATTGGCTGAGCTGACCCCCCAGCAAGACCTCTAATTTCATCTTTTCGAGTGCTTAAATTGTAGTAAACATATTTGTGATCGAATTGTTTACCAACAATTATTGAGTTGATTTGCTGATTTGTAACGCAACATTCACTTGCAATTGCAGCTTTCCCCATGTCTGATCCAATACAAGAGATCATCACGGCATGGGCTGGAATTACAGCATTTTTGATCGATTTTGTTCCCATCTCTGTTAGGTAGCGTTCTGTTTTGGTAATCTTTCGAGTTCCGTTAAGATCGCGAGGAGTTACGAATGGTATATGCCCACCAAAATTCGCATCATCATGTGTTGAAGGAGTTTTTCCGGTAATTACTTTACCAAGATCGCCAATCGTTATTTCAGTCCACTCACTCCCCATAACCCAACACCTCCGAATTCTCCCGAATCATCGCACCCATTTCAATAAATTCCCGTCCCTGTTCATTCATCTTCCACCCCTGCGAAAGCCATAAATCAACCCCTTCAACGACATTTAGCCCCGAAGGGGCGACCTATTACAGCCCAGGCCAACGGCCTGGGAAAAGGATAAAAAAAACAGATCAGCCCTGAAAGGGCGTATTAAAAAAATCAGAATATTATCGCATATAACGCCCTTTCAGGGCTTAATAAATTTGTGTGTTATTCCTCCCCAGGGCGTTGCCCCGGGCTATAATATTTCGCCCCTTCGGGGCTGGCCGGTTCCCCAACACCGCCGAATTCTCCCGAATCACCGCATCCATTTCAATAAATTCCCGTCCCTGTTCATTCATCTTCCACCTCTGCGAAAGCCATAAATCCACCCCTTCAACGACATTTAGCCCCGAAGGGGCGAACGATAATAGCCCGGCAATTCATTGCCGGGCGTACGGGCCGCATCCTGTCGCCGGGGAATGAATTCCCCGGCTGAATCATCCGAAACCCGCTGAAGCGGGTTGTGAACCTGTCCTGACAGCCGGATTATTTTTAAGAAGCTGTTTTTTAAATCCCTCGGACCGTAGGGGCAGGCCCCTGTGCCTGCCCTGTCCGGGTAAGCACAGGGGCTTACCCCTACAACTATAAGGCCGATTTTAACAGGCTTCAGCCTGTTTTGCGGATTCAGCCCGGTGATTTATCACCGGGCGTACGGGCCGCATCCTGTCGCCGGGGAATGAATTCCCCGGCTGAATCATCCGAAACCCGCTGAAGCGGGTTGTGAACCTGTCCTGACAGCCGGATTATTTTTAAGAAGCTGTTTTTTAAATCCCTCGGACCGTAGGGGCAGGCCCCTGTGCCTGCCCTGTCCGGGTAAGCACAGGGGCTTACCCCTACAACTATAAGGCCGATTTTAACAGGCTTCAGCCTGTTTTGCGGATTCAGCCCGGTGATTTATCACCGGGCGTACGGGCCGCATCCTGTCGCCGGGGAATGAATTCCCCGGCTGAATCATCCGAAACCCGCTGAAGCGGGTTGTGAACCTGTCCTGACAGCCGGATTATTTTTAAGAAGCTGTTTTTTAAATCCCTCGGACCGTAGGGGCAGGCCCCTGTGCCTGCCCTGTCCGGGTAAGCACAGGGGCTTACCCCTGCAACTATAAGGCCGATTTTAACAGGCTTCAGCCTGTTTTGCGGATTCAGCCCGGTGATTTATCACCGGGCGTACGGGCCGCATCCTGTCGCCGGGGAATGAATTCCCCGGCTGAATCATCCGAAACCCGCTGAAGCGGGTTGTGAACCTGTCCTGACAGCCGGATTAGCTTTAAAACAGCTTCTCATTCATCTCCCGCTTCCCTGCTCAATACCGCCTCAATTTCTTCAATAGACGGCAAACTCGATTTCAGGTTTTCCGGCAGCGACTGGGTAAGCTGATACTCCGAAACGCCGATAGGTTTGTGAATATCACTCAGGGCATATTCGGCAACCAGTTTATCCCTGTTTTTGCAAAGGAGAATACCAATCGTCGGTTCATCTCCCTTTTTTCGAAACTGTTCATCCACCGCTTTGATATAAAAATTAAGTTTTCCGGCATGTTCAGGCTCAAAATCTCCGGTTTTCAACTCAATCACCACATAGCAGTGAAGCCGGGTATGATAAAAAAGCAGATCGAGAAAGAAATCCCGCTCACCCACCCGCAATGGAACCTGCTGCCCCATATAGGCAAAACCGGCCCCCAGTTCCAGAAGGAACTTTGTGATATGCCGGAGCAGCCCTTTTTCCAGTTCTCTTTCGTTGAAATCCTCTGTCAGCGCCAGAAAGTCAAAATTATAGGGATCTTTCAGTATCTGTTGCGCCAGATCAGACTGAGGAGAAGGCAGGGCCTTGGAAAAATTGGTAATCGCCTTCCCCTCCCGCTTATAAAGGCCGTTTTCAATCTGATGAACCAAAACATTGCGGCTCCAGTTATGTTTGAGCGTTTTCCGAACATAAAAAAGAGCTTCTTCCGTGGTTTTGCATTTGGAAACAATAGAAATATTGTGCCCCCACGGAATTTGCAGGAACAGCGGCTCAGACAGCTTTGCCAATTGGGCAACAGGCTGTTGCCCAATTGATATTTTGTCCGCATAGAATTGATACCATTGCCTGATATATTTGAGATTACGAAGAGAAAAACCCTTCATATCAGGAAATTCAGCCATCAGATCCTGACTGAGCTGTTTAAGAAAACCGCTTCCCCAGACAGCCGTTTTCTGCTTTTCAACAATATCCGCACCCAAATCCCAGTAAAATTCCAGTAAAACCGTATTAACAGACACAGCCGCCTTCAACTGAGCCTGCCGGACTTTCTGCTTCAAGCCCTTCAGCCATGACTTATATTGCTCATTTCGGGCCAGATCAGCCTTCAATTCTGATGCCTTATTGCTCCCCATAATCCGACCTGTGACAGACTTTCATAAATTTAACCCCTCATTAGCCCCTTCGGGGCTATAATTTCAGACCTGTTCAGGCCGGTTCACTCCCCATACCCCAACACCGCCAGATTCTCCCGGATCACCGCATCCAGCTTTTCCGCCTCCCGCATCTGTCCATACAGCGTGCCGGTCAGCGCCGCCATTTTCTTTTCAAAAGGAATCCCGTCATCTTCAACAGGCGCTGCCCCCACATACCGCCCCGGCGTCAGCACATAATTGTGCGCCCGAATCTCCTCAGTCAAAGCAGACTTGCAAAACCCGGCCCTATCCTCATACTTTACACTTCCCCCTTCAAACTTCCCACTTCCACCTTCACCCTTTACATCTCTCCACCCATGATAGGTCCGGGCAATCTCCGCAATCTCATCAACAGACAATTCCCGATGCACCCGGTCAACCAGCGATCCCATCTTCCGGGCATCAATAAACAGGGTCTCGCCCTGACGATCTCTGTATCCCCGTGCGTTGTCGGCCTTTTTGGATTTGGTGACAAACCAGAGGCAGACCGGAATCTGTGTGGTGTAAAAAAGCTGTCCCGGCATGGCAATCATGCAGTCCACCAGATCATTTTCGATCATCTTCCGGCGGATCGCGCCTTCGCCATTGGTGCTGGTGGACATGGAGCCATTGGCCAGCACAAAACCGGCCACGCCGTTTTCGGAAAGCTTGGACACCATGTGCAGAATCCAGGCATAATTGGCATTGCCCGTGGGCGGCGCGTCATAACCGGCCCAGCGGGGATCATCGGCCAGTTCATCTGCCGCCCGCCACTGCTTCTGATTAAACGGCGGATTGGCCATGATGAAATCCGCTTTCAGATCCCTGTGCTGGTCATTGAAAAAGGTATCGGCAGACACCTCCCCCAGATTCCCGGAAATCCCCCGAATGGCCAGATTCATCTTGGCCAGCTTGTAGGTCGTGGTGGTGAACTCCTGGCCGTATATGGAAATGTCCCTGGTGTTGCCGTGGTGGCTTTGCACAAATTTGACGGACTGAACAAACATGCCGCCCGATCCGCAACAGGGGTCGTAAATCTTGCCCTTGTACGGTTCGATCATTTCGGCAATCAGGTTGACGATGCAGCCGGGCGTGTAAAACTCGCCGCCCTTTTTCCCCTCGGTCGCGGCAAATTTCCCCAGGAAATACTCATAAACCCGTCCGACCACATCCTGCTCTTTATCCCTGAGCGTCTGAATATTGCTGATCGTGTCAATCAGGGCCGCCAGCTTGCCGACATCCAGCCCCAGACGCGAAAAATAGTTATCCGGCAGCGCGCCTTTCAATGCTTTGTTGTTCTTCTCAACGGTAAAAAGGGCGGTATCAATCCTGATGGCAATATCATCCTGTTTGGCATGTTGCCTGACATGGTTCCAGCGGGCCTCTTCCGGCAGATAAAAGACATTTTTCATGGTGTAAAATTCCACCATGTCGAGATAGGCCTCTTTCCCTTCGGCAATCAGCTCCTCTCTGCGCGCCTCAAACTTGTCGCTGGCAAATTTCAGGAAGATCAGACTTAGGACCACATGCTTGTATTCTGATGATTCCACGCTGCCGCGCAGCTTGTTTGCGGAATCCCACAGGGTTTCCTCAAAACTCTTCTGTTTCTTATTTATCGCTTTCTTCGCCATGTTTATCCTTATTCACCCGGCACAACAGATCCGTATCTATCCAAAAGTGACCCTTCTGTCATTCCGAACGAATGTGAGGAATCTTTAAGATTTCCCGCTCCGCTCAAAATGACAACCTGTAAAAAAAATTTTTCCTCCTGTAAATAATTCTGTGAGAATAATTTTTTCAAAACACGCAACCCGGATGCGCTGCGTCCCGACGGGAGGCCGCCCTGTTTCCTGCTGATGCTCTGATTCGGCGCATCCCGCAGAATTATTTGCCGGAAACGGTTTTTTTCAATTTCAGCAGCAACGCTTTGATATCCTTTCTGTGTTTCAGATACCGCTCTGATTTCAGCGTTTTTTCCAAATAGGGTATGGCGCTTACATCGTTCAGTACGCGGAGGGCATCTAACTCTGCGGCCGGGCTGTAGCTGTCAGGTGTTAAAAGAA
This window encodes:
- a CDS encoding restriction endonuclease subunit S, coding for MGSEWTEITIGDLGKVITGKTPSTHDDANFGGHIPFVTPRDLNGTRKITKTERYLTEMGTKSIKNAVIPAHAVMISCIGSDMGKAAIASECCVTNQQINSIIVGKQFDHKYVYYNLSTRKDEIRGLAGGSAQPILNKRNFSQLDILLPPLPEQRAIAHILGSLDDKIELNRRMNETLEAMAQAMFKSWFVDFDPVIDNALAAGNEIPETLKEKAAVRKSLGDARKPLPEEIRNLFPSEFEYSDEMGWIPKGWEVKTLDELVDLIGGGTPKTSVIEYWNGNIPWFSVVDAPNVTDVFVIDTEKHITQLGLDKSSTKILPIGTTIVSARGTVGKCAMTGKPVAMNQSCYGVRGKSNISNTFVYYTIREKVTDLQRSGHGSVFNTITRDTFKTIQMPFGETDLTQELEKQIKPDFDRILANCHQIENLSNLRDTLLPKLLSGEIRIPEKGEV
- a CDS encoding DUF1016 domain-containing protein, with the protein product MVHQIENGLYKREGKAITNFSKALPSPQSDLAQQILKDPYNFDFLALTEDFNERELEKGLLRHITKFLLELGAGFAYMGQQVPLRVGERDFFLDLLFYHTRLHCYVVIELKTGDFEPEHAGKLNFYIKAVDEQFRKKGDEPTIGILLCKNRDKLVAEYALSDIHKPIGVSEYQLTQSLPENLKSSLPSIEEIEAVLSREAGDE
- a CDS encoding type I restriction-modification system subunit M produces the protein MAKKAINKKQKSFEETLWDSANKLRGSVESSEYKHVVLSLIFLKFASDKFEARREELIAEGKEAYLDMVEFYTMKNVFYLPEEARWNHVRQHAKQDDIAIRIDTALFTVEKNNKALKGALPDNYFSRLGLDVGKLAALIDTISNIQTLRDKEQDVVGRVYEYFLGKFAATEGKKGGEFYTPGCIVNLIAEMIEPYKGKIYDPCCGSGGMFVQSVKFVQSHHGNTRDISIYGQEFTTTTYKLAKMNLAIRGISGNLGEVSADTFFNDQHRDLKADFIMANPPFNQKQWRAADELADDPRWAGYDAPPTGNANYAWILHMVSKLSENGVAGFVLANGSMSTSTNGEGAIRRKMIENDLVDCMIAMPGQLFYTTQIPVCLWFVTKSKKADNARGYRDRQGETLFIDARKMGSLVDRVHRELSVDEIAEIARTYHGWRDVKGEGGSGKFEGGSVKYEDRAGFCKSALTEEIRAHNYVLTPGRYVGAAPVEDDGIPFEKKMAALTGTLYGQMREAEKLDAVIRENLAVLGYGE